The Electrophorus electricus isolate fEleEle1 chromosome 24, fEleEle1.pri, whole genome shotgun sequence DNA window GGGTGAAAAATGGGAGGACGATAAGGGACTGGGAGATTTAGGCCAATCAATACAGCTCTGGGTGTGTTTATAGTTATAGTGAGGTGCATGTGGGTTTACCCGAGTAGTGCTCCACGAGGTGGGTGAGGGTGGGAAACGTGAGGCTGGGGGAGATGTAGTGCCAGCCGTTCTCTATGCGGTGGATGCGGTAGTGTTTGATGGAGTGATGTTCAGGCCTGCTACTCTTCCgcacagagagtgtgtgagcacctgctcagagagacagagagaggagtgagagagagagacacacacacacacacacacacagagagagagagagattactgtTAGAATTTTTATTCAGCCATTCCTCTACATGCATCAAAACGTTCTACCTGTGAAATGTCTGAATTGTTTACTTGTGCATGTGAACCCACCGTGTTCGCTGTTACTCTCTCTGATGAGAAATGACCCAGGGTGGTTATGAGGGAGACGGAGCAGTTCCTCTGCTTTCTCCCTGCTGAGGCCCACAAATTGCCACCtgcaaagacacaaacacacagttaccCACTGCTCAAAATAAATAACCCAGCTGCTTATAGTTACAATACCTGCAAATTGCACTGCATCTTAGCTCAGTTAGAATTCACACTAAATTAGGTACATCATAAACGAACCCAACTGTGGTGAAGGGACATGACAGCCAATGCACACGCGACTGAGGAGAGACTGTAAAACGAGAGCTCaaagaaagagagcaggaggcagagagaaccCCAACGCAGATGAGAAACAAGCATGTACACACGGAGAGTCCTCACTGTACACAGCCGATGTGCACCATTAGAGATGGTGaatggcaacacacacacacacacttaaacttTCTATTTCACCTTTTcctcaaataaagaaaaatacaacCCCACACAGGAAACTAACTCAGTCCCCTCTTCATGGGAGACTCTTGGGTAACTGTTATCAGTCATGATATCATTGTTACACCTGTCAGCATGCCAGTAGTATGAAATATACAGAATTAAAACACGCAGCAATAAAGTTACTGTAAGTAACATGCTAATGGATTTGCCCTGACAACAGAACCCTACAGTGAATGCGGTGGGGGTCACGGATGAGCTCGTCACGGGTTGAGCCGGCCCCGAGAGCGGCCTGCGTGTGCTCAGGCTGGGGGGAGCAGAGCAGTGCTAATACACGGGACACCTCCAACATACCTGTTGTAGAGTTTCGCTGTGTAGTTACTGGGGATGTAGCTCTCTCGTCCTGTAACTGAAGAACTCACTCTCCACCACTCGCCCTCGCtggaacgaacacacacacacacacgccaccagttaattatttttatgcTGTGGCAAATTTATGGCCCTCCTATCCAGTACACGAGCACACAGAAGAGCTAAGGAGATCTGGGTAGAATCTTACTCAGACAGCACGTTGAGCCGCTCCCCAACTCTGATGCTGCAGTCTGCTGGTCCCCCTGAAGGGTAGTCATAGAGGGCCACCACTACGTACCTGCCACTATCTGTAGAGAAAGATGTACGTGTTAAATGCATTCTGTTTCACGCGCTATCCTGGCCGGCCTCTTCACAAACACCCATGCACAAGTAGCCCactttattttttcccttttcattcgAAATTTAGTGACtagcaaaaaaagagaaggaaaattTAAGTACAATTCAAGCCACACGTGTACAGGATCTTCTAACAGTACTACCATTCATTAATATGAAAACatggaaaactttttttttgtcgtcATCACATGACTCTTGGGAGCCAGCTGCTTCATTATTCTAGATAATCCTTAATTAATTGAACTGAGCCCATAGTCGCATTACGTTCGCACGAAAGCTCGGCAGGCCGCGTTTCCGTGGTTTGGTACTCACCCATGGAGTGGGGCTCAACTGGCTCTTCCTGGCTTAGTATGGCTGAGGAAAGTGTGCTGCCATACAGGCCTTTACTGGGCCAACAGCCCATGCCGCTCACGAGCTCTACGTTGGGGGTCAGAGAACCTGCAGGCTGGAGCAGAAATGCTACATGAGCGAAGGAGGGGTTATGGGCTACATGCAATTCAAAGCGCATTATGTAAACAAAATACCTGTCATGGAGAAAGGGAATAAATTTAGACTGTAAAGGCATGTGGCCAGACTTCAACTTGATTATCAAATTATCTTAAGAGCGTTAAAAACTTCATCCACcctatttttacttttttttaatatgcattGGCAGACTTCTTTTTTGCCTCAGTTCATAACAATAGGAGGATGTTTGAAAAGCATTGCTTCATTTTGACCAGCACTTTCCAACCACAGTTTCAATATCACCAAGAGATCGCACCTAGGCTACGGCAAGAAGAAGGGCCAGGCTATAAATAGAACAATGCTGACACTATACCATTAGATGCACATATACCAAAGCAGTCAAAACGCATGAACAGTTCTCATGctcatgttttggttttctgcGTCAGTGCCATAAATCTGTCATGTTGGTTCCTTGCGGCAAAACACTGCCAATGACGTTTTCAAGCAGACACAAACAACGACGTAAAGGTTAATAAggtcacacaaaacacagaagacacCGGTGAGATGTTTCCTATAACCGCTGTTACCTAGAGTATGTATTTTCTAATTTGCATCTTCTTACATGGGTTGTTTACTAGTATTTgatgcatagacacacacacacacacacacacacacacacacacacacacacacactcactcttcatgaacagctgatgaagaacctctgtctAAATGAAACATCCTGCTTCACTAGAAAACCTTTCATTGCCTTCATTACCTCTACATCTATATTGATGAccaataaatcaatcaatcagttgagaaagagagagggagaaacagataCACAAAATATGGGCAATCGTTTCAATGGTGAAATGTAGCATTACAAACAGAAtagaaaatatttacacaaactcAGAAATGAGGACACCGTTGCCTGTTCAACATATGAAACTACCATGACTCTCAACATCAACTGTTATTCTCTCACAGCTCCGTTAATCACAGCAACAGAAACGAACAACTTCATTTGTTAATATAGTCTACCAGGTCAAGTATAACCATGTACAAAATCAAAGCCAGTTGCACATTATCCATTTGAAGCTGTAAAGCATTTGGACCGAACCTAATGGAAAACAGCCATGCAGAACACGCGGTGGCCACCTGTCATGACAGATGGGACACACTGGGTCACTGAGGTTTCAAGGTCCAAGACGTGGGCCTCACACCAGCGACTGAAATAGTCCCCACCACTCTGAACAATACATTATATTCCTTACAAGTCCATGTGTTAACCACTAACAGTGCCAACAGTACACTTTGATACAAGTGTAAAGTGTGCTGTTGTATTCTAAaaggttttttattattgttctaaaatgatttttaaaagacaaacactTCCCGCTTTTAGCATATTCTCCTGGTCCATGTTAGTGGGGTAGCAATGCTCTACCTTCTCAGCTTTTGAGCTTGTTATCGCTACCTTATCTGCACTGTTGTTTgattaaaagtaaatgtaagcCCACGTATGTGGCTTCTCAAGCATCAAAGGCAAGACCTCCAAAGCTGTTGTAAGCATTGCTAGCTATGTGACTATTTTTGAGAACTGGTCAGGTGCAGGGACTTTGAACAGGCCCTTTAAACACGATAGGGTTGAAAACTGCATGGTGCCTTCACCACACGCCCTGAAACAgaacgcgcatgcacacatctTCCCTTGTTCACAGATAATAATCTCTGCTgatgcatttttcatgtttcatgtttctcacgttttcttttttatttaaagaaaatgtatttcttctTGTTTGAAACCTCAGCTTTAACATCAGCTTGTATTGTGCAACTccttttgaaaacaaaaaaaaaaaggaaaaaaagaaaagaaaaagaaaaatcacacgGGTTTCAGTTTATGCTCACCTCATTTTCTTCTTCAACCGTCCACGCTGCCAGTCCTTCCAAATCTGCAGGTGTGCTCTTGTACGGCTGTGTGAATAACTCCAAGGTGCCTGCACGGGTCTGACGTAAGGCCTCGAAAACAACTAGGCCAAATCACCTCTGCAGATACTTTCAGTGTACCCCTTAAAGCTTCTCTAAGCTGAGAAACCAGATCACATCTCTTCTCTTAGGACGGCGTGGAAACTCTGAGCTTAGGAGGAACAGGACGGCTTGACGGTTAGGTCTTTGGACACAATGGTCAGCTTCGAGCTGTAGGTGCTCTGAGAAGCTACTGCTCCTGAGGTTGTCACACACAGGTCTGACATATAGGCAGACACCGGCTGAGTGTTTTATGAaccacacatgctcacaaacaAAAAGCAGGCAGCAGGGGCTTCCTGTGACGAAAACAATTTGATTGACACCCAGTGACTGATGCACATGCACTCCTGAAAGTGTACGCGGGAGGAACGGAGGAGGAGtctaacattagtttagccATGATAGAGACGactgggtgtctgtgtgtg harbors:
- the sla2 gene encoding src-like-adapter 2 isoform X2, which translates into the protein MGCWPSKGLYGSTLSSAILSQEEPVEPHSMDSGRYVVVALYDYPSGGPADCSIRVGERLNVLSDEGEWWRVSSSVTGRESYIPSNYTAKLYNRWQFVGLSREKAEELLRLPHNHPGSFLIRESNSEHGAHTLSVRKSSRPEHHSIKHYRIHRIENGWHYISPSLTFPTLTHLVEHYSVSDGLCCVLREPCFIQGSNNVPVVSGPPPVALRKPTLNWKEVSSSVIFGPKKDGVEDTLVSEGLKESINSYLYMTEDCGECSENWDT
- the sla2 gene encoding src-like-adapter 2 isoform X1, which translates into the protein MGCWPSKGLYGSTLSSAILSQEEPVEPHSMDSGRYVVVALYDYPSGGPADCSIRVGERLNVLSDEGEWWRVSSSVTGRESYIPSNYTAKLYNRWQFVGLSREKAEELLRLPHNHPGSFLIRESNSEHGAHTLSVRKSSRPEHHSIKHYRIHRIENGWHYISPSLTFPTLTHLVEHYSEVSDGLCCVLREPCFIQGSNNVPVVSGPPPVALRKPTLNWKEVSSSVIFGPKKDGVEDTLVSEGLKESINSYLYMTEDCGECSENWDT